A region of the Nitrospirota bacterium genome:
GCCTCTGCGCCTATCTGGTAAAACTGCCTGAACCGCCCTTTCTGCGGCCGCTCGTACCTGAACATGGGGCCGGCATAATAGAACTTCTGCGGGGCCGGCAGGTTGTAGAGGCTGTGCTCCACATAGGCCCGCACCGCAGGCGCCGTCCCCTCGGGCCTCATCGTCACGCTCCTGTTCCCCCTGTCGGTAAAGGTGTACATCTCCTTCTCGACGATATCCGTCGCCTCGCCGATGCTCCGGACGAATATGTCCGTCGACTCTATGATAGGGATCCTTATTTCCTGAAACCCGTAGCGGTGAAAGACAGCGCGTGCGGCGGCTTCGATGTGCTGCCAGAGGTAGATATCCGGGGGGAGGATGTCCTGGATGCCTTTGAGGGCATTATAACTCACCGGTCTCTTCGCCCTCTCTCTCTTTGTCGAACTCGAGCATCTTCATGTGGCTGTCGATGAGCCGCTTGATCTCTTCCTTGAAGTGGCGCCTGATGCCCTTGAGATCGACGATATCCTCGTGGATCTTCACCACCTTCTCCTGCGCGTCCTTGATCATGCCGTCGGCCTTCAGCTCCGCTTCCTTCATGATGAGCTCGGCCTCTTTCCGCGCATTGGTCTTGTAATCCTCGACCATCTGCTGGGCGGTCATCAGCGTCTCACGGAGGGTGGCCTCCATGTTCCGGTGTTCCTGCAGCTGCTCGTCAGCCCTGCTCAGCTGTTCCTTCAGCGAAGCGTTCTCCCTGAGAAGCTCCTCCAGCTCCTCTCTTACCAGCTCAAGAAACGAATACACCTCGTCGACATCGAATCCGCGAAACCGCATCGGGAACTGCTTCTGCTGAATATCGAGCGGCGTAAGTCTCATGACAATACTCCTCCTTTTATTTTATAGCCAAGCTCAAACAGCGAACTGATAAGGAACTTCTGGATGAATATAATAGCAAGAATGACGACGAGAGGAGAAATATCGATCGGTCCCAGGCGGTAGCCGATGAGCCGCCGGATGGGAGTGAGCACCGGCTCGGTAATCGAGTAGAGGAAACGGACGATAGGATTGTACGGGTCGGGATTCACCCAGCTGATGAGCGCCGTGATAATGATGATCCACTTGTAAATATCCAGCAGTATATCGAGCACATTGGCGACTGCCAGAACCAGGTTGCCAAAGATGAACATGTTCCCTCCTTAACGGATAGCGTGCCGCGTCGGCGCCGGCATCATACCCGGCGCTACGCCTTATTGCCCAGCTCCTCGGCCCGCCGCTTCGCTGCAGCCAGGGCATCGGCGACGACGGCCTTCAATCCTTTCTCTTCGAACACGGCGAGCCCGGCGGCGGTCGTGCCTCCGGGCGAGGTGACCATCGCTCGCAGCTGCTCCGGCGTCATGCCGGTCTCGAGGAGCTTTGCCGTCCCGAGGAGCGTCTGCTGGCTGAGCTCCGCAGCATGCTCCCTGGCGAGCCCCAGCCGCCCGCCCGCATCGATCATCGCCTCGACAAAGAGGGCGATGAAGGCGGGGCCGCTGCCCGAGACCGCGGTGACGGCGTCGAGGTATTTTTCGGGAAGCGTGAGCACCTTGCCGACGGACATGAAGATCTCCCGTACTCTCGCGACCTCCCGGTCGTCGAAGCACTCGCAGAGGGAGAGCACCGACATGCCCTCGAGCACGAGCGAGGGGGTATTCGGCATGACCCTCACGAGCCTCTTCGTTCCGAGCTTCGACTGCAAAAAGGCGAGCGATATGCCGGCAGCGATCGAGACCACGGTCGTCTCCGGTGGCACGTCAGCGGCGATCTCATCGAGCACCGGACCCATGTTCTGCGGCTTCACGGCAAGGACCACTATGCTGCAGGAAGATGCCACGTCGCGGTTCGACGCGGTCGTCCTGATGCCGTACGCCTGCCGGAGAAAGGTCCGCCGTTCCTCCCTCGGCTCCGATACGAGAATGTCCCGCATCCCCTGGCCGGCCATGCCCTTGATCAGGGCTTCCGCCATATTGCCGCCGCCTATGAACCCGATCACTCCCTGCTCCTTTCGCCGGCGGCAAGCCTCTGCTCCACTGCAGCGGGGGAACAGCGCCGCCTTTGTTCCGGCCGCGCTCCGAAGATGTCGGCGCCGATCCTGACCAT
Encoded here:
- a CDS encoding DivIVA domain-containing protein is translated as MRLTPLDIQQKQFPMRFRGFDVDEVYSFLELVREELEELLRENASLKEQLSRADEQLQEHRNMEATLRETLMTAQQMVEDYKTNARKEAELIMKEAELKADGMIKDAQEKVVKIHEDIVDLKGIRRHFKEEIKRLIDSHMKMLEFDKEREGEETGEL
- a CDS encoding YggT family protein gives rise to the protein MFIFGNLVLAVANVLDILLDIYKWIIIITALISWVNPDPYNPIVRFLYSITEPVLTPIRRLIGYRLGPIDISPLVVILAIIFIQKFLISSLFELGYKIKGGVLS
- the proC gene encoding pyrroline-5-carboxylate reductase, producing the protein MIGFIGGGNMAEALIKGMAGQGMRDILVSEPREERRTFLRQAYGIRTTASNRDVASSCSIVVLAVKPQNMGPVLDEIAADVPPETTVVSIAAGISLAFLQSKLGTKRLVRVMPNTPSLVLEGMSVLSLCECFDDREVARVREIFMSVGKVLTLPEKYLDAVTAVSGSGPAFIALFVEAMIDAGGRLGLAREHAAELSQQTLLGTAKLLETGMTPEQLRAMVTSPGGTTAAGLAVFEEKGLKAVVADALAAAKRRAEELGNKA